From a region of the Deltaproteobacteria bacterium genome:
- a CDS encoding DUF4405 domain-containing protein, with protein sequence MWNKAKVNFVIDALMFMCMCAIAGIGFLIKYVLIPGEERWAVYGRNVDLLWFGMNRHEWGSIHLYLALSLLILLVIHIILHWQMILSLFKNLIGQGKTRSVITVVFVGICLVLISFSFFVTPEVEELRRGRGRRFDAGQVILPERQPFPLVSKKFVR encoded by the coding sequence ATGTGGAACAAAGCCAAGGTTAACTTTGTGATCGATGCCCTGATGTTTATGTGTATGTGCGCCATCGCCGGAATCGGCTTTCTGATTAAATATGTCCTTATCCCGGGTGAGGAGAGGTGGGCGGTATATGGCCGTAATGTCGACCTTTTGTGGTTCGGCATGAACCGCCATGAATGGGGCTCCATCCACCTCTACCTGGCCCTGAGTTTACTTATTTTACTGGTGATCCATATCATTCTACACTGGCAGATGATCCTGAGTTTATTTAAAAATCTCATCGGCCAGGGCAAGACCAGATCGGTCATCACCGTGGTATTTGTAGGGATTTGCCTAGTTTTAATTAGTTTTTCGTTTTTCGTGACTCCTGAAGTTGAAGAGCTGCGCCGCGGTCGGGGCCGCCGCTTTGATGCCGGGCAGGTCATTTTACCTGAAAGACAGCCTTTTCCTCTGGTCAGTAAAAAATTCGTAAGGTGA